Proteins found in one Geomonas subterranea genomic segment:
- a CDS encoding tRNA (cytidine(34)-2'-O)-methyltransferase has translation MSLQQPFHIVLVEPEIPPNTGNIARLCGATGTILHLVGKLGFSTDDRYLKRAGLDYWSEVDIRYWDDLDALQRSFPQGRFIYTSKKAPKSYLEFAFRSGDFIVFGKETKGLPEELIESNPETAVRIPIIGKVRSLNLSTSAGIVLYEALRQTGALDGA, from the coding sequence ATGTCCCTGCAACAACCATTTCACATAGTGCTGGTGGAGCCGGAGATTCCACCCAACACCGGCAACATCGCCAGGCTTTGCGGCGCCACAGGCACCATCCTGCACCTGGTCGGCAAGCTCGGCTTCTCCACCGACGACCGTTACCTCAAACGGGCCGGGCTCGACTACTGGAGCGAAGTCGACATCCGCTACTGGGACGACCTCGACGCGCTGCAGAGGTCCTTCCCGCAGGGGCGCTTCATCTACACCAGCAAGAAGGCGCCTAAAAGCTACCTCGAATTCGCCTTCCGCTCCGGCGATTTCATCGTTTTCGGAAAGGAAACCAAGGGGCTTCCGGAGGAGCTCATCGAGTCGAATCCGGAAACCGCGGTGCGGATCCCGATCATTGGGAAGGTTCGCAGCCTGAACCTCTCCACCTCGGCCGGCATCGTTCTCTACGAGGCGCTGCGCCAGACCGGCGCGCTGGACGGTGCATAG
- a CDS encoding LEA type 2 family protein — translation MRKIVCLLSLIVLLSGCGKLVSAPVVTVQDLNVVSVDPAGAGMELYLKVRNTNSFDVQLQGYSYDIKIMALPLAKGGAREEVNFPANEETDVRIPIRITYSDLLEILKRKPDPDKIPYQVAAGLDLETPMGQMTVPVKKSGTYAIPKKYRPAAIFGKLADFLKF, via the coding sequence GTGAGGAAAATAGTCTGCCTTTTGTCACTGATAGTTCTTCTTTCCGGGTGCGGCAAGCTGGTCAGCGCACCCGTGGTCACCGTGCAGGATCTCAACGTGGTCTCGGTCGATCCGGCCGGTGCGGGGATGGAACTGTACCTCAAGGTGCGAAACACCAACAGCTTCGACGTGCAGCTGCAGGGGTACAGCTATGACATCAAGATCATGGCGCTCCCCTTGGCCAAGGGGGGGGCGCGTGAAGAGGTCAATTTCCCCGCCAACGAGGAGACCGACGTCCGCATCCCGATCCGCATCACCTATTCCGACCTGCTGGAGATCCTCAAGCGCAAGCCTGACCCGGACAAGATCCCGTACCAGGTGGCGGCCGGGCTCGACCTTGAGACGCCGATGGGGCAGATGACGGTTCCGGTCAAGAAAAGCGGCACCTATGCCATTCCCAAGAAGTACCGCCCGGCAGCCATCTTCGGCAAACTCGCCGACTTTTTGAAATTCTAA
- a CDS encoding transglycosylase SLT domain-containing protein, whose translation MKRKLALLVAVLLMNASCDQSHLQQAQVPVTPSVSESDRALLTWAEGSEKQGEKSPATPPAVQMDLPKAAELDGRKKLVPAIYATFARRTTPARAKWLAEICYEKTEGTKFTPLDLAEIALAETGGHKLSSRAVSTKGALGVWQLMPERAESHGYTPQDMWDDEKCAEAAVKELYEKLDMAKGNMGRAKRLYCGTGPAARAYDKIRKRFRTEILREMQRGMLMQQVAVNG comes from the coding sequence ATGAAACGAAAACTTGCATTGCTGGTCGCGGTGCTCTTGATGAACGCATCGTGCGACCAGTCCCACCTGCAGCAGGCGCAGGTACCGGTGACTCCCTCGGTGTCGGAGTCGGACCGGGCGTTGCTGACCTGGGCTGAGGGGAGCGAGAAGCAGGGAGAGAAATCCCCCGCGACACCCCCGGCCGTGCAGATGGATCTGCCCAAGGCGGCAGAACTCGACGGAAGGAAGAAACTGGTTCCCGCCATCTACGCCACCTTCGCTCGCAGGACTACACCTGCCAGGGCCAAGTGGCTCGCGGAAATCTGCTACGAGAAGACAGAGGGAACGAAATTCACGCCGCTGGACCTGGCTGAGATAGCTCTGGCGGAAACAGGCGGACACAAGCTCTCCTCAAGAGCGGTATCCACCAAGGGTGCCCTGGGGGTCTGGCAGTTGATGCCGGAGCGGGCGGAAAGCCACGGCTACACCCCGCAGGACATGTGGGATGACGAGAAGTGCGCGGAAGCGGCCGTGAAGGAGCTTTACGAAAAGCTGGACATGGCCAAGGGGAACATGGGCCGCGCCAAGAGGCTCTACTGCGGCACCGGGCCGGCGGCGAGGGCCTATGACAAGATCCGCAAACGCTTCAGAACGGAGATACTGCGGGAGATGCAAAGGGGCATGCTGATGCAGCAGGTCGCCGTCAACGGATAG
- a CDS encoding cupin domain-containing protein: MFEEKSDAGYQQVLPGIRQKTLVHGEKTLMVEFLLEKGALLPLHSHPHEQTGYLVSGRIRLSIDGDKRELQPGDSWCIAGGARHNADILEDSVAIEVFSPVREEYLP, translated from the coding sequence ATGTTCGAGGAGAAAAGCGACGCAGGTTACCAGCAGGTGCTGCCGGGGATCCGCCAAAAAACCCTGGTGCATGGCGAGAAGACACTGATGGTGGAGTTTCTCCTGGAGAAGGGGGCGCTGCTCCCCTTGCACAGCCACCCGCACGAACAGACCGGGTACCTGGTGAGCGGCCGGATCAGGCTCAGCATCGACGGTGACAAAAGGGAGCTGCAGCCGGGGGACAGCTGGTGCATCGCGGGGGGAGCACGGCACAACGCCGACATACTCGAGGATTCCGTGGCCATCGAGGTGTTCTCCCCGGTGCGCGAAGAGTACCTCCCCTAG
- a CDS encoding alpha/beta hydrolase: protein MGRLGVLLLVCLVAIVLSAAAWQRQLLYFPTHHDRSNGLVPWRDQGELLGFARPVPAPRNVWLMLHGNGGQATDRAYALPSFSLEDSVYILEYPGYGRRPGTPSKETLDRAARQAYLLLRQHYPATPVCIVGESIGSGPACALAGVEPPPDKIVLVAPFDKLHRVGQYHYPFLPVRLLLSDDWDNIKALKGYRGRVEIFGARQDEVIPEKFAKSLAESRPGTVFREIEGGHNDWATPGRVSIRNP, encoded by the coding sequence GTGGGACGGCTTGGCGTATTATTGCTGGTCTGCCTGGTGGCTATCGTGTTGAGCGCGGCAGCCTGGCAGCGACAGTTGCTCTATTTCCCGACCCACCACGACCGCAGCAACGGACTGGTGCCGTGGCGCGATCAGGGGGAGCTGCTCGGCTTCGCCCGTCCCGTTCCCGCGCCCAGAAACGTCTGGCTCATGCTGCACGGAAACGGCGGGCAGGCGACCGACCGCGCCTACGCGCTCCCTTCGTTTTCCCTGGAGGACAGCGTCTACATCCTGGAGTACCCGGGTTACGGCCGCCGCCCCGGTACCCCTTCCAAAGAAACGCTGGACCGGGCGGCACGGCAGGCGTACCTTCTGCTCCGGCAGCACTATCCGGCCACACCGGTCTGTATCGTTGGGGAATCGATAGGGAGCGGTCCAGCCTGCGCTTTGGCGGGAGTCGAACCTCCGCCGGACAAGATCGTGCTGGTGGCGCCGTTTGACAAGCTGCACCGGGTGGGGCAGTACCACTACCCTTTCCTGCCGGTGCGCCTGCTCCTCTCCGACGATTGGGACAACATCAAGGCTCTCAAGGGGTATCGGGGGAGGGTGGAGATCTTCGGTGCAAGGCAGGACGAGGTGATCCCGGAGAAGTTCGCCAAGAGCCTTGCGGAGAGCAGGCCGGGCACGGTGTTCCGGGAAATAGAAGGTGGGCACAACGACTGGGCGACGCCGGGGCGGGTGAGCATCAGAAACCCGTGA
- a CDS encoding sensor histidine kinase, with amino-acid sequence MSEIGSPIARFKSCIWSRGGCTMEQHLFVLLCTMAAAASFFLVIPTNYLQHLPIYINVCVAVFGTFSLVLLNEACKGRYHTKSLFFLFMALLNLIWFPNGASEGSLPFYFFCLLMYLPIFFRGRARWLPLLLTVIDGVALMALELRFPEWATPFRSEQDRVSDNIVGFAVTALSCAVMLWTLLRNYEEERNRLVSVNEQLQRVIVERSAVEGALLQNRELLNSVIDGTIDAVFVKDVSGRYLLFSKGACQMTGKTLEQVLGRDDHALFPPEVALEVLRMDREVLEGNQAHTLEWELDGVNGERILLEVIKGPLHNKEGQVVGLFGIARDVTQSRRMAEELRLLNEDLERRVAERTARLEAAMKEQEAFSYSVSHDLRGPLRHINSYGAILLEEFGPALEPEARGYLERIRTSSKRMGDLIDDLLELSRIGRSELNKATVSLSDLAFGIGCKLQDAEPARRVDLLIEPGMQVQGDRLLLELMLENLVGNAWKYSSIRERARIEFGCCRHDGADAFFIKDNGVGFDMAYQDKLFGAFQRLHGAEFEGTGIGLATVKRIVERHGGTVWANGVVDQGATVYFTMPNG; translated from the coding sequence ATGAGCGAGATTGGATCGCCCATAGCGAGGTTCAAGTCCTGCATATGGAGCAGGGGGGGCTGCACCATGGAGCAGCACCTTTTCGTGCTGTTGTGCACGATGGCCGCCGCCGCCTCTTTTTTTCTCGTTATACCGACCAACTACCTGCAACACCTCCCCATCTACATCAACGTCTGTGTCGCCGTCTTCGGGACGTTCTCCCTGGTGCTTCTGAACGAAGCGTGCAAGGGGCGCTACCACACGAAATCGCTCTTCTTCCTGTTCATGGCCCTGCTGAACCTGATCTGGTTTCCCAACGGTGCGTCGGAAGGGAGCCTCCCCTTTTACTTCTTCTGCCTGCTGATGTACCTTCCCATTTTTTTCAGGGGGCGTGCCCGGTGGCTGCCGCTGCTTCTCACGGTGATCGACGGCGTAGCCCTCATGGCCCTGGAATTACGGTTCCCCGAGTGGGCCACCCCGTTCAGATCCGAACAGGACCGTGTCTCCGACAACATCGTGGGATTCGCGGTGACGGCCTTGTCGTGCGCGGTGATGCTGTGGACGCTGCTGAGAAATTACGAAGAGGAGCGAAACCGGCTGGTTTCGGTCAACGAGCAACTGCAGCGCGTGATCGTGGAGCGCAGCGCTGTGGAAGGGGCACTGCTGCAGAACAGGGAACTGCTGAACTCTGTCATCGATGGCACCATTGACGCCGTTTTCGTAAAGGACGTCAGCGGGCGTTATCTCCTTTTCAGCAAGGGGGCGTGCCAGATGACGGGAAAGACGCTTGAACAGGTGCTCGGGCGGGACGACCACGCTCTGTTTCCTCCGGAGGTGGCGCTCGAGGTCCTGCGGATGGACCGGGAGGTCCTTGAGGGGAATCAAGCGCATACGTTGGAGTGGGAGTTGGATGGCGTCAACGGGGAGCGCATTCTGCTGGAGGTAATCAAGGGCCCGTTGCACAACAAGGAGGGACAGGTCGTCGGCCTGTTCGGCATCGCGCGAGATGTCACGCAGAGCCGGCGCATGGCGGAGGAACTGCGGCTTTTGAACGAAGATCTGGAGCGGCGGGTTGCAGAACGGACGGCGCGGCTGGAAGCCGCCATGAAGGAGCAGGAGGCCTTCAGCTATTCCGTGTCCCACGACCTGCGCGGTCCGTTGCGCCACATCAACAGCTATGGGGCGATACTGCTCGAGGAGTTCGGCCCTGCCCTGGAACCTGAGGCGCGTGGGTACCTGGAGCGGATCCGCACGTCCAGCAAGAGGATGGGGGACCTGATCGACGACCTGCTTGAGCTTTCGCGCATCGGGCGCTCCGAGCTGAACAAGGCCACGGTGAGCCTGAGCGATCTCGCTTTCGGCATCGGATGCAAGCTGCAGGACGCCGAACCGGCGCGGCGGGTGGACCTCCTGATCGAGCCGGGGATGCAGGTGCAGGGCGACCGGCTGCTACTGGAACTGATGCTGGAGAACCTGGTCGGCAACGCATGGAAGTACTCGAGCATCAGGGAGCGGGCACGGATCGAGTTCGGGTGCTGCCGGCATGACGGTGCGGACGCTTTTTTCATCAAGGACAACGGCGTCGGGTTCGACATGGCCTACCAGGACAAGCTTTTCGGGGCGTTCCAGCGGCTGCACGGCGCCGAGTTTGAGGGAACCGGTATCGGCCTGGCCACGGTGAAGCGCATAGTGGAGCGGCATGGTGGTACGGTCTGGGCCAACGGCGTAGTCGACCAGGGGGCGACCGTCTACTTCACCATGCCAAACGGCTAA
- a CDS encoding rubrerythrin family protein → MSTRDNLAEAFAGESQANRKYLAFAKKAEAEGLPQVAKLFRAAAHAETVHAHAHLRAMDGIKNTVENLKEAIEGEGFEFQKMYPPFVEQAKQEGHRAAENSFKFALAVEEIHHDLYQQALAAVQNGVDLADRAVYVCEVCGNTVYDEAPDKCAICMVPKDKFTRIA, encoded by the coding sequence ATGTCGACCAGGGATAACCTTGCCGAGGCGTTCGCCGGAGAGAGCCAGGCCAACCGTAAGTATCTTGCCTTCGCCAAGAAGGCCGAAGCGGAGGGGCTACCGCAGGTAGCGAAGCTGTTCCGCGCGGCGGCGCACGCCGAAACCGTGCACGCTCACGCGCACCTGCGTGCCATGGACGGGATCAAGAACACCGTCGAGAACCTGAAGGAGGCCATCGAGGGAGAGGGGTTCGAGTTCCAGAAGATGTACCCGCCCTTTGTCGAACAGGCGAAGCAGGAGGGGCATCGCGCCGCCGAGAACTCGTTCAAGTTCGCCTTGGCGGTGGAAGAGATCCATCACGACCTGTACCAGCAGGCCCTGGCTGCGGTACAAAACGGCGTCGATCTCGCCGACCGTGCCGTCTACGTCTGCGAAGTCTGCGGCAACACCGTCTATGACGAGGCGCCCGACAAGTGCGCCATCTGCATGGTCCCGAAGGACAAGTTCACCAGGATCGCCTAA
- a CDS encoding DnaA/Hda family protein gives MQMIFDFPVVPRFCFENFVVCGGNKTAYQFAQRLASGSDAENLLYIYGPEGSGKTHLLTALSSTIDGRYFSFRDANALYGKSHGSEGPSRLAEHFAGAKALILDDLDLLPDRQELRVELWELFNAFYGSGRKIAISGLTPPKELPHLDGHLTSRLLWGLVARMDVSDDESRRMILKKLAEDRQMTLPDEVIDEMLLKVRRDIPSLVYALETINRTAIATKRKVSLRLAKEIFKGN, from the coding sequence ATGATCTTCGACTTTCCCGTCGTCCCGCGCTTTTGCTTCGAGAACTTCGTGGTCTGCGGCGGCAACAAGACCGCCTATCAATTCGCGCAGAGGCTTGCCAGCGGCAGCGACGCCGAGAACCTCCTCTACATCTACGGCCCCGAAGGCTCCGGCAAGACCCACCTGTTGACCGCCCTCTCCAGCACCATCGACGGCAGGTACTTCTCCTTCCGTGACGCCAATGCCCTTTACGGCAAGAGCCACGGCAGCGAAGGCCCCTCGCGTCTAGCCGAGCACTTCGCCGGCGCCAAGGCCCTCATCCTCGACGACCTGGACCTGCTGCCGGACCGCCAGGAGCTGAGGGTCGAGCTTTGGGAGCTGTTCAACGCCTTCTACGGTTCGGGAAGGAAAATCGCCATATCGGGTCTTACTCCCCCGAAGGAGCTGCCGCACCTGGACGGGCACCTGACCAGCCGGCTCTTGTGGGGGCTGGTGGCGCGCATGGACGTCTCGGACGACGAGTCCAGGCGCATGATCCTGAAGAAGCTCGCCGAAGACCGTCAGATGACCCTGCCCGACGAGGTGATCGACGAGATGCTCTTGAAGGTGCGGCGCGACATCCCGTCGCTCGTCTACGCGCTGGAGACCATCAACCGCACCGCCATAGCCACCAAGAGAAAGGTGAGCCTGAGGCTTGCCAAGGAAATCTTTAAAGGCAACTGA
- a CDS encoding ABC-F family ATP-binding cassette domain-containing protein: protein MNVVDITGLSKSFGSRVLMDGVTFAVGEDERVGLIGANGAGKSTLLTILAGAEDRDGGSIAMKRGASVGYLSQEPVLDDSATVASEIESGLTAIRAAMASFNELSEKMAANPPDMDRLLARQGELSVWIEHHGGWNTDHRVLEMMTHLQLPDPNQVIGTLSGGTKRRVALAKLLLQAPELLLLDEPTNHLDADTTQWLQEHLKAYPGAVMLITHDRYFLDQVVTRMLELERGALISYQGGYSTYLTLREERLMGEANRRSRLLNLLRIETDWIRRGPPARSTKQKARIDRYHALEDTLSGPARRELKIGFNTEEGLGGTILEFDGVAKGFGERKLVNRLSFGMKRGDRIGVIGPNGCGKTTLIRMIMGEEEPDQGRVVVGKKTRISYFDQLREVLDPNQTIYDFFGEGDYVTTANGEKRHKIGYLEDFLFSGEDRRRPVGSLSGGEKSRLILARLMLQDSNLLVLDEPTNDLDIPTLQLLDASIAAFPGCVLMVTHDRFFLDKVATGVLAFEGDGEVVFYEGNYTNYRERKEAARAAASAQRVEKKEAQAAKAEKPKKGLTYAERIELEKLEGSIEGLEQEFARVQELLGDPSRYDTVEGGIAAITADYGRLETELATAYGRWEELETKKGS, encoded by the coding sequence ATGAACGTTGTTGATATCACGGGGCTTTCCAAGAGCTTCGGCTCCCGTGTCCTGATGGACGGCGTCACTTTCGCCGTGGGGGAGGATGAGCGGGTGGGGCTGATCGGGGCCAACGGCGCCGGAAAGTCGACCCTGCTGACCATCCTCGCCGGGGCCGAGGACCGCGACGGCGGCTCCATCGCCATGAAACGCGGGGCGTCGGTCGGTTACCTGAGCCAGGAGCCGGTCCTCGACGATAGCGCCACCGTCGCCTCCGAGATCGAGAGCGGCCTCACCGCCATCCGTGCCGCCATGGCGAGCTTCAACGAACTCTCCGAGAAGATGGCCGCCAATCCGCCCGACATGGACCGCCTGCTCGCCCGCCAGGGGGAACTCTCGGTCTGGATCGAGCATCACGGCGGCTGGAACACCGACCATCGCGTGCTGGAGATGATGACCCACCTGCAGCTTCCCGACCCGAACCAGGTCATCGGAACGCTTTCCGGCGGGACCAAGCGCCGGGTCGCCCTGGCCAAGCTGTTGCTGCAGGCTCCGGAGCTGCTGCTTTTGGACGAGCCGACCAACCACCTGGATGCCGACACCACGCAGTGGCTCCAGGAGCACCTGAAGGCCTACCCCGGCGCCGTCATGCTGATCACCCACGACCGCTACTTCCTGGACCAGGTGGTGACCCGGATGCTGGAGTTGGAGCGGGGCGCCCTCATCTCCTACCAGGGCGGGTACTCCACCTACCTCACGCTGCGCGAAGAACGCCTCATGGGCGAGGCGAACCGCCGCTCGCGCCTTTTGAACCTGCTGCGCATCGAGACCGACTGGATCCGGCGCGGTCCCCCGGCGCGCTCCACCAAGCAGAAGGCGAGGATCGACCGCTACCATGCCCTCGAAGACACCCTCTCGGGACCTGCGCGCCGCGAGCTCAAGATCGGTTTCAACACCGAGGAGGGGCTCGGGGGTACCATACTCGAGTTCGACGGCGTAGCAAAAGGGTTCGGGGAGAGAAAGCTCGTCAACCGGCTCAGCTTCGGCATGAAGCGCGGCGACCGGATCGGCGTGATCGGCCCCAACGGCTGTGGCAAGACCACCCTGATCAGGATGATCATGGGGGAGGAGGAGCCCGACCAGGGGAGGGTTGTGGTCGGCAAGAAGACCAGGATCTCCTACTTCGACCAGTTGCGCGAAGTGCTCGATCCCAACCAGACCATCTACGACTTCTTCGGCGAAGGGGACTACGTGACCACCGCCAACGGGGAGAAGCGGCACAAGATCGGCTACCTGGAGGACTTCCTGTTCTCGGGTGAGGACCGCAGGCGGCCGGTGGGGAGTCTCTCCGGCGGCGAGAAGAGCCGGCTGATCCTGGCGAGACTCATGCTGCAGGATTCGAACCTGCTGGTGCTGGACGAGCCGACCAACGACCTGGACATCCCGACCCTGCAGTTGCTCGATGCCTCCATCGCCGCCTTCCCCGGCTGCGTCCTCATGGTGACCCACGACCGCTTCTTCCTGGACAAGGTGGCCACCGGCGTATTGGCCTTCGAAGGGGACGGCGAGGTGGTGTTCTACGAGGGGAACTACACCAACTACCGCGAGCGCAAGGAGGCGGCCCGGGCGGCGGCATCGGCGCAGCGGGTCGAGAAGAAGGAAGCCCAGGCGGCCAAGGCGGAGAAGCCCAAAAAGGGACTCACCTATGCCGAGCGTATCGAGTTGGAGAAGCTGGAGGGGAGCATCGAGGGGCTGGAGCAGGAGTTCGCCCGGGTGCAGGAGCTCTTGGGGGATCCCTCCCGCTACGACACGGTCGAAGGGGGCATCGCCGCCATCACCGCCGACTACGGCAGGCTCGAGACGGAGCTGGCCACAGCGTACGGGCGGTGGGAGGAGCTGGAGACGAAGAAGGGAAGTTGA
- the trpB gene encoding tryptophan synthase subunit beta: MDTPDNSGHFGRFGGRYVSETLMPALLELEQAYNHFRNEKGFRDEFAYYLRQYVGRPNPLYFAEKLTRKMGGAKIYLKREDLNHTGAHKVNNTIGQALLAKRMGKNKVIAETGAGQHGVATATVAALFGMECEVFMGEEDIRRQSLNVFRMKLLGAKVNPVSSGTATLKDAMNEAMRQWVTNVEDTFYIIGTVAGPHPYPVMVRDFQAIIGQEARAQHLEAEGRLPDYLVAAVGGGSNAIGLFHPFVNDESVRMIGVEAAGYGIDSGKHAAPLTAGSVGVLHGNKTYLLQDEFGQIAHAHSISAGLDYPGVGPEHSYLKEIGRATYVSVTDDEALDAFQVLTREEGIIPALESSHAVAHALRLAPTLSANESIVVCLSGRGDKDIHTVADVMGVQL; encoded by the coding sequence TTGGACACGCCTGACAACAGTGGTCACTTCGGCCGTTTCGGCGGCAGATACGTATCGGAAACGCTCATGCCGGCGCTGCTCGAACTCGAGCAAGCGTACAACCATTTTCGCAACGAAAAGGGGTTCCGGGATGAGTTCGCCTACTACCTGCGCCAGTACGTCGGCCGCCCCAATCCGCTCTATTTCGCCGAAAAACTGACCCGGAAAATGGGGGGCGCGAAGATCTATCTGAAGCGCGAGGACCTGAACCACACCGGCGCACACAAGGTGAACAACACCATCGGCCAGGCGCTGCTTGCCAAGCGGATGGGGAAGAACAAGGTGATCGCCGAGACCGGCGCCGGCCAGCACGGCGTGGCGACTGCGACCGTCGCGGCGCTCTTCGGCATGGAGTGCGAGGTGTTCATGGGCGAGGAGGACATCCGCCGCCAGTCCCTGAACGTGTTCCGGATGAAGCTGTTGGGCGCCAAGGTAAACCCGGTCAGCTCCGGCACTGCGACCCTGAAGGACGCCATGAACGAGGCGATGCGCCAGTGGGTGACCAACGTCGAGGATACATTCTATATCATCGGCACCGTCGCCGGTCCCCATCCCTATCCGGTCATGGTGCGCGACTTCCAGGCCATCATCGGCCAGGAGGCGAGGGCGCAGCACCTCGAGGCCGAGGGGCGGCTTCCTGACTACCTGGTCGCAGCAGTCGGTGGGGGGAGTAACGCCATCGGGCTCTTCCATCCCTTTGTCAACGACGAGTCGGTGCGGATGATCGGCGTCGAGGCCGCCGGCTACGGCATCGACAGCGGCAAGCACGCCGCACCGCTTACCGCCGGCAGCGTCGGCGTGCTGCACGGCAACAAGACCTACCTTCTGCAGGACGAGTTCGGACAGATAGCCCATGCCCATTCCATTTCGGCCGGACTGGACTACCCGGGCGTCGGGCCGGAACACTCGTACCTGAAGGAGATCGGACGGGCCACCTACGTCTCCGTCACCGATGATGAGGCCCTGGACGCTTTCCAGGTGCTGACCCGTGAGGAGGGGATCATTCCCGCCCTGGAGTCTTCCCACGCAGTCGCCCATGCACTGCGTCTGGCTCCGACTCTTTCCGCCAATGAGAGCATCGTCGTCTGTCTGTCGGGCAGGGGCGATAAGGACATCCATACCGTGGCCGATGTTATGGGGGTTCAGCTTTAA
- a CDS encoding succinate dehydrogenase/fumarate reductase iron-sulfur subunit, which produces MNLTLHVWRQSGPKAPGKLEQYEAKNVSPDQSFLEMLDEVNEHLIKEGKDPIAFDHDCREGICGMCSQVINGVPHGGQERTTVCQLHMRNFNDGDTIYIEPWRALAFPIQKDLIVDRNALEKIMQAGGYTSCHTGGVADGNAILVPKIAADYAMDAAECIGCGACVAACPNGSAMLYTSAKVAQLAALPQGQAEAAERVCAMTEAMQEAGFGNCSNHYECQAACPKGINVKFIARLNREYQKALFK; this is translated from the coding sequence ATGAACCTCACACTACACGTATGGCGCCAAAGTGGCCCCAAAGCTCCGGGAAAGCTCGAGCAGTACGAGGCCAAAAACGTAAGCCCGGACCAGTCCTTCCTGGAGATGCTCGACGAAGTGAACGAGCACCTGATCAAAGAGGGGAAGGATCCGATCGCATTCGACCACGACTGCCGCGAGGGTATCTGCGGCATGTGCTCCCAGGTCATCAACGGCGTGCCGCACGGCGGCCAGGAGCGCACCACCGTCTGCCAGTTGCACATGAGGAACTTCAACGACGGTGACACCATCTACATCGAGCCGTGGCGCGCACTTGCCTTCCCGATCCAGAAAGACCTGATCGTGGACAGGAACGCCCTTGAGAAGATCATGCAGGCTGGTGGCTACACCTCCTGCCACACCGGCGGTGTTGCCGACGGCAACGCCATCCTGGTGCCGAAGATCGCCGCCGACTACGCCATGGACGCCGCCGAGTGCATCGGCTGCGGTGCCTGCGTCGCCGCTTGCCCGAACGGTTCGGCCATGCTCTACACCTCGGCCAAGGTTGCCCAGTTGGCCGCCCTGCCGCAGGGCCAGGCGGAGGCCGCCGAGCGCGTCTGCGCCATGACCGAGGCGATGCAGGAAGCCGGCTTTGGCAACTGCTCCAACCACTACGAGTGCCAGGCCGCCTGCCCGAAAGGGATCAACGTCAAGTTCATCGCGAGGCTCAACCGCGAGTACCAGAAGGCGCTCTTCAAGTAA
- a CDS encoding exopolysaccharide biosynthesis protein gives MARDITTLQEMLDRIGDSGDNEGRVSLGKIVDSVGDRSFGPLLLMVGVIAASPLSGMPGVPTATGVFILLIAMQLFLRRDHFWLPKWLLRRSLAQDKVHKAIRWLLPVARFIDRWLRPRLPALIRGGSIYLISFVCAAIAVVMPMMELVPFSAHGAGLALSAFGLALISRDGLLALIAFAVTAVSFAVVIYQFG, from the coding sequence ATGGCTCGAGATATCACCACGCTCCAGGAGATGCTCGACCGGATCGGGGATTCGGGGGACAACGAGGGACGTGTCTCTTTGGGGAAAATAGTGGATTCGGTGGGTGACCGCTCCTTCGGGCCGCTGCTGCTCATGGTGGGGGTGATCGCCGCTTCGCCGCTGAGCGGCATGCCGGGAGTGCCGACCGCCACCGGCGTCTTCATCCTGCTGATCGCGATGCAACTGTTTTTGCGCCGGGATCACTTCTGGCTGCCGAAGTGGTTGCTGCGGCGCTCGCTCGCGCAGGACAAGGTGCACAAGGCGATCCGGTGGCTGCTTCCCGTGGCGCGCTTCATCGACCGGTGGCTGCGTCCCCGGCTGCCCGCGCTGATCAGGGGTGGGAGCATCTACCTCATCTCGTTCGTATGCGCGGCGATAGCTGTAGTGATGCCGATGATGGAACTGGTTCCCTTCTCCGCGCATGGCGCCGGCCTCGCCCTTTCCGCCTTCGGGCTGGCCCTGATCTCGCGTGACGGTCTTCTCGCGCTGATCGCGTTCGCAGTAACGGCGGTGAGTTTCGCGGTGGTGATCTACCAGTTCGGCTGA